In Thioclava sp. GXIMD2076, one DNA window encodes the following:
- the rimP gene encoding ribosome maturation factor RimP, which translates to MTDLIAKTAIDRRLADIVQPTIEGLGFELIRIRLQGGRTATLQIMADRPEGGIIVDDCAKISTAVSAVLDVEDPIEENYHLEVSSPGIDRPLTRLKDFDAWEGYEAKIETSEMIDGRRRFKGFIRGTEGEEVLLELEEQGETVTIGLQFDWLSDAKLVLTDDLIDEMLRQKKASGAIDETQFDEIETDTDASDEEKE; encoded by the coding sequence ATGACCGACCTCATCGCAAAGACCGCCATCGACCGGCGTTTGGCAGATATTGTTCAGCCCACCATTGAGGGGCTGGGTTTCGAGTTGATTCGTATCCGCCTGCAGGGCGGCAGGACGGCAACGCTCCAGATCATGGCTGATCGCCCCGAGGGCGGTATCATCGTGGACGATTGCGCCAAGATCTCGACCGCGGTGAGTGCCGTTCTGGATGTGGAAGACCCGATCGAGGAGAATTACCATCTCGAGGTCTCCTCGCCGGGTATCGACCGCCCGCTGACGCGTCTGAAGGATTTCGACGCATGGGAAGGCTACGAGGCGAAGATCGAGACCTCCGAGATGATCGACGGCCGCCGCCGCTTCAAAGGTTTTATCCGTGGCACGGAGGGCGAGGAGGTCCTTCTCGAGCTGGAAGAACAGGGCGAGACGGTGACCATCGGTCTGCAATTCGACTGGCTGTCGGATGCAAAACTCGTGCTGACCGACGACCTGATTGACGAGATGCTGCGCCAGAAGAAAGCCTCTGGTGCGATTGATGAAACCCAATTCGACGAGATCGAAACGGATACGGATGCTTCCGACGAGGAGAAAGAGTGA
- the nusA gene encoding transcription termination factor NusA → MAITSANQLELLQTAEAVAREKMIDPDLVIEAMEDSLARAAKSRYGSEMDIRVHIDRKTGRATFTRVRTVVADEDLENYQAELTVKQAKQYKAEPEIGDEIIDEVPPVDLGRIAAQSAKQVILQRVREAERDRQFDEFKDRKGTIINGVVKREEYGNIIVDIGRGEGILRRNEKIGRESYRPSDRIRCFVKDVRRETRGPQIFLSRTDPQFMAELFKMEVPEIYDGIIEIKAVARDPGSRAKIAVISHDNSIDPVGACVGMRGSRVQAVVGELQGEKIDIIPWNEDTATFLVNALQPAEVSKVVFDEEAQKIEVVVPDEQLSLAIGRRGQNVRLASQLTGLDIDIMTEADESSRRQAEFAERTKLFVDALDIDEFFAQLLVSEGFTTLEEVAYVESDELMSIEGIDDGTAEELQARARDYIEELNRKAIESARALGAEDSLFEVEGLTAPMVEALAKDGVKTLEDFATCADWELAGGWTTVDGKRQKDDGLLEAFDVSLEDAQTMVMTARVQLGWVDPTELEAAADVEEAEGEEPKA, encoded by the coding sequence ATGGCAATCACCTCTGCCAACCAGCTTGAACTGCTGCAGACCGCCGAGGCCGTGGCCCGCGAAAAGATGATCGACCCCGATCTGGTGATCGAGGCGATGGAGGATTCGCTGGCCCGTGCGGCAAAGTCCCGTTACGGCTCGGAAATGGACATCCGCGTCCATATCGACCGCAAGACCGGTCGTGCGACCTTCACGCGGGTGCGCACCGTCGTGGCCGACGAAGATCTGGAAAACTATCAGGCAGAGCTGACCGTCAAGCAGGCCAAGCAATACAAGGCAGAGCCGGAGATCGGTGACGAGATCATCGACGAGGTTCCCCCGGTCGATCTGGGCCGCATCGCCGCGCAATCCGCCAAGCAGGTGATCCTGCAGCGCGTGCGCGAAGCTGAGCGTGACCGCCAGTTCGACGAGTTCAAGGATCGCAAGGGCACCATCATCAATGGTGTGGTCAAGCGCGAGGAATACGGCAATATCATCGTCGATATCGGTCGTGGTGAGGGTATCCTGCGCCGCAACGAGAAGATCGGCCGCGAATCCTACCGCCCGAGCGACCGCATCCGCTGCTTCGTGAAAGACGTGCGCCGCGAGACCCGTGGCCCGCAGATCTTCCTGTCGCGCACCGATCCGCAATTCATGGCGGAACTGTTCAAGATGGAAGTGCCGGAGATCTATGACGGCATCATCGAGATCAAGGCCGTGGCCCGTGATCCGGGCTCGCGTGCGAAGATCGCCGTGATCTCGCATGACAATTCGATCGACCCCGTCGGCGCTTGCGTCGGTATGCGCGGTTCGCGTGTGCAGGCCGTCGTGGGCGAGCTGCAGGGCGAGAAGATCGACATTATTCCGTGGAACGAAGATACCGCGACCTTCCTCGTGAACGCGCTGCAGCCGGCAGAAGTGTCGAAAGTGGTCTTCGATGAAGAAGCGCAGAAGATTGAAGTGGTTGTGCCCGACGAGCAGCTGTCGCTGGCCATCGGCCGTCGCGGCCAGAACGTGCGTCTTGCCTCGCAGCTGACCGGTCTCGACATCGACATCATGACCGAGGCCGATGAATCGAGCCGCCGTCAGGCCGAATTCGCAGAGCGGACCAAACTGTTCGTGGATGCACTTGATATCGACGAGTTCTTTGCCCAACTTCTGGTTTCGGAAGGCTTCACCACTCTCGAGGAGGTGGCCTATGTCGAGAGCGACGAGCTGATGTCCATCGAAGGTATCGATGATGGCACCGCCGAGGAACTCCAGGCCCGCGCCCGCGATTATATCGAGGAGCTGAACCGCAAGGCCATCGAGAGCGCTCGCGCGCTTGGTGCCGAGGACAGCCTCTTCGAGGTCGAAGGTCTGACCGCACCGATGGTCGAGGCGCTGGCAAAAGACGGCGTGAAGACGCTGGAAGATTTCGCGACCTGCGCCGACTGGGAGCTGGCCGGTGGCTGGACCACCGTCGATGGCAAGCGCCAGAAAGACGACGGTCTTCTGGAGGCGTTCGACGTCTCGCTGGAAGATGCGCAGACAATGGTTATGACCGCACGCGTTCAGCTGGGTTGGGTTGACCCGACC